A single genomic interval of Bos taurus isolate L1 Dominette 01449 registration number 42190680 breed Hereford chromosome 6, ARS-UCD2.0, whole genome shotgun sequence harbors:
- the PACRGL gene encoding PACRG-like protein isoform X1, whose amino-acid sequence MQKSEFHRGVQMRSRLTDNCDQRTSSSAQVKHGTTVQQSKSSSSTSSPESARKLHPRPSDKLNPKTINPFGEQSRAPSAFAAIYSKGGIPCRLVHGSVKHRLQWECPPEKLPFDPLLITLAEGLRETKHPYTFVSKEGFRELLLVTGAPEKAVPLLPRLIPVLKAALGQMIPYWKIPLEDVLKVHVDDEVFERGLNALVQLSVVVGPALNDHLKHLLTSLSKRLRDKKFKEPITTALQKLEQHGGSGSLIIIKSKIPTYCSICC is encoded by the exons ATGCAGAAATCAGAGTTCCATAGGGGCGTACAGATGAGAAGCAGACTGACAG aTAACTGTGATCAAAGGACATCATCAAGTGCCCAAGTAAAACATGGGACTACAGTTCAACAAAGCAAATCTTCATCATCAACCAGTTCTCCAGAATCTGCAAGAAAACTTCATCCTCGACCAAGTGATAAACTGAACCCTAAAACAATTAACCCA tttggTGAACAGTCACGAGCCCCTTCTGCCTTTGCAGCTATTTACTCTAAGGGAGGTATTCCTTGCAG attggTCCATGGTTCAGTAAAACACAGGTTACAGTGGGAATGTCCTCCGGAAAAGCTTCCATTCGATCCACTTCTTATTACTTTAGCCGAG gGTCTGAGAGAGACTAAACATCCGTACACCTTTGTGTCAAAGGAGGGTTTTAGAGAATTACTTTTGGTCACAGGCGCTCCTGAGAAAGCTGTGCCTTTGCTTCCTAGACTGATTCCTGTGCTGAAGGCAGCTCTG GGCCAGATGATTCCTTACTGGAAGATACCTTTAGAAGATGTACTAAAG GTCCACGTGGATGATGAAGTGTTTGAAAGAGGATTGAATGCTCTGGTACAGCTAAGTGTCGTCGTTGGTCCTGCTCTAAACGACCACCTGAAACATCTGCTTACCAGT CTTTCTAAAAGATTAAGGGACAAGAAATTCAAAGAACCAATCACCACTGCGTTACAGAAGCTGGAGCAGCATGGCGGAAGT GGAAGCCTTATCATCATCAAATCTAAAATCCCGACATATTGTTCCATATGCTGTTGA
- the PACRGL gene encoding PACRG-like protein isoform X2 produces MQKSEFHRGVQMRSRLTDNCDQRTSSSAQVKHGTTVQQSKSSSSTSSPESARKLHPRPSDKLNPKTINPFGEQSRAPSAFAAIYSKGGIPCRLVHGSVKHRLQWECPPEKLPFDPLLITLAEGLRETKHPYTFVSKEGFRELLLVTGAPEKAVPLLPRLIPVLKAALVHVDDEVFERGLNALVQLSVVVGPALNDHLKHLLTSLSKRLRDKKFKEPITTALQKLEQHGGSGSLIIIKSKIPTYCSICC; encoded by the exons ATGCAGAAATCAGAGTTCCATAGGGGCGTACAGATGAGAAGCAGACTGACAG aTAACTGTGATCAAAGGACATCATCAAGTGCCCAAGTAAAACATGGGACTACAGTTCAACAAAGCAAATCTTCATCATCAACCAGTTCTCCAGAATCTGCAAGAAAACTTCATCCTCGACCAAGTGATAAACTGAACCCTAAAACAATTAACCCA tttggTGAACAGTCACGAGCCCCTTCTGCCTTTGCAGCTATTTACTCTAAGGGAGGTATTCCTTGCAG attggTCCATGGTTCAGTAAAACACAGGTTACAGTGGGAATGTCCTCCGGAAAAGCTTCCATTCGATCCACTTCTTATTACTTTAGCCGAG gGTCTGAGAGAGACTAAACATCCGTACACCTTTGTGTCAAAGGAGGGTTTTAGAGAATTACTTTTGGTCACAGGCGCTCCTGAGAAAGCTGTGCCTTTGCTTCCTAGACTGATTCCTGTGCTGAAGGCAGCTCTG GTCCACGTGGATGATGAAGTGTTTGAAAGAGGATTGAATGCTCTGGTACAGCTAAGTGTCGTCGTTGGTCCTGCTCTAAACGACCACCTGAAACATCTGCTTACCAGT CTTTCTAAAAGATTAAGGGACAAGAAATTCAAAGAACCAATCACCACTGCGTTACAGAAGCTGGAGCAGCATGGCGGAAGT GGAAGCCTTATCATCATCAAATCTAAAATCCCGACATATTGTTCCATATGCTGTTGA